A single Methylobacterium sp. 17Sr1-1 DNA region contains:
- a CDS encoding amidohydrolase family protein, with the protein MSDAPILAGNELAAERAKAGQPPLVPSTSRDRGIGPHKRLVLRGATVIDGTGAPPIGPTDIVVENGRIVQLKKVTGNLANTANRPAAGDHEIDCRGKWVTPGFVDCHAHAGVAYHAANGWVPPVEYVYKLWLAHGVTTVREMGSFNGLDWMLDQKKRSDANEIAAPRLLAYSYFPAVNDMLKLIHTPDEGRAWLRKLKERGADGVKFFGAPPAIMEAALDECRKLGLKSGCHHAQMAVTRMNALTTAGWGLTSAEHYYGLPEALFEDRVVQNFPLDYDYNDEYFRFSVSGQMFRQGAEPGSKKWNETLERFLELGFTFVPTFTIYDANRDLMRARQADWHKEYTWKSMWDYFTPQRGGHGSYWYRWSTQNEIEWKENYRLWMAFINEYKNRGGRVCAGSDSGFIYQIFGFGYIRELELLQEAGFHPLEVVRAATSQGAALCGLEDEIGTVEVGKRADLLVHDHNPLTDFKLLYGTGALRLDEATNGATWHRGLTYTIKDGVIYDTAELLADVRALVKATWDEAVPAKYAKVDQAAP; encoded by the coding sequence ATGAGCGACGCCCCCATCCTCGCCGGCAACGAGCTCGCCGCGGAGCGGGCCAAGGCCGGCCAGCCGCCCCTCGTGCCCTCGACCTCCCGCGACCGCGGGATCGGGCCGCACAAGCGCCTGGTGCTGCGGGGCGCCACCGTCATCGACGGCACCGGCGCGCCGCCGATCGGCCCGACCGACATCGTGGTCGAGAACGGCCGCATCGTGCAGCTGAAGAAGGTCACCGGCAACCTCGCCAACACCGCCAACCGCCCGGCAGCCGGCGACCACGAGATCGATTGCCGCGGCAAATGGGTGACGCCCGGCTTCGTCGATTGCCACGCGCATGCCGGCGTCGCGTATCACGCCGCCAACGGCTGGGTGCCGCCGGTCGAGTACGTCTACAAGCTCTGGCTCGCCCACGGCGTGACGACGGTGCGCGAGATGGGCTCGTTCAACGGCCTCGACTGGATGCTCGACCAGAAGAAGCGCTCGGACGCGAACGAGATCGCGGCGCCGCGGCTTCTCGCCTACAGCTACTTCCCGGCCGTCAACGACATGCTGAAGCTGATCCACACCCCGGACGAAGGGCGGGCGTGGCTGCGGAAGCTCAAGGAGCGCGGCGCCGACGGGGTGAAGTTCTTCGGGGCGCCGCCCGCCATCATGGAGGCCGCCCTCGACGAGTGCCGCAAACTCGGCCTCAAATCCGGCTGCCACCACGCCCAGATGGCGGTGACGCGGATGAACGCGCTCACCACCGCCGGCTGGGGCCTCACCAGCGCCGAGCATTATTACGGCCTGCCCGAGGCGCTGTTCGAGGACCGGGTGGTGCAGAACTTCCCGCTCGATTACGACTACAACGACGAATATTTCCGCTTCTCCGTCTCCGGCCAGATGTTCCGCCAGGGCGCGGAGCCGGGCTCCAAGAAATGGAACGAGACCCTGGAGCGGTTCCTGGAGCTCGGCTTCACCTTCGTGCCGACCTTCACGATCTACGACGCCAACCGCGACCTGATGCGGGCGCGCCAGGCCGACTGGCACAAGGAATACACCTGGAAGTCGATGTGGGACTACTTCACCCCGCAGCGCGGCGGCCACGGCTCGTACTGGTATCGCTGGTCGACCCAGAACGAGATCGAGTGGAAGGAGAACTACCGGCTCTGGATGGCGTTCATCAACGAGTACAAGAACCGCGGCGGCCGGGTCTGCGCCGGCTCGGATTCGGGCTTCATCTACCAGATCTTCGGCTTCGGCTACATCCGCGAGCTTGAGCTCTTGCAGGAGGCGGGCTTCCACCCGCTGGAGGTGGTGCGCGCCGCGACCTCCCAGGGCGCCGCCCTGTGCGGGCTCGAGGACGAGATCGGCACGGTCGAGGTCGGCAAGCGCGCCGATCTGCTCGTCCACGACCACAACCCGCTGACCGACTTCAAGCTGCTCTACGGCACCGGGGCGCTCCGCCTCGACGAGGCGACGAACGGCGCCACCTGGCACCGGGGCCTGACATACACGATCAAGGACGGGGTGATCTACGACACCGCCGAGCTGCTCGCCGATGTGCGCGCGCTGGTCAAGGCGACCTGGGACGAGGCGGTGCCGGCGAAGTACGCCAAGGTCGATCAGGCCGCGCCGTGA
- a CDS encoding ABC transporter permease, with translation MRAAPLSPAGLAPAGLSPADAGLSARLGRLAVLAAVVLAYAVVFAPIVTVVVTSFFDQEIVTFPPDGLTWRWYLNAWAQRDFARGFLTSLQIALMATAIGVPLGTAAALALVRANIPGRGLINTFLLAPLAVPAIVAGSALYMFYLRAEDWLDTDIKATLGGLVAANVLITIPWTVRLVTASLSGLDRSAEEAAANLGATPLTVFRRITLPMLRPGIVAAALFSFVASFENLELNLLLVGPGRTTLPVAMLSYLEFRMDPTLAAVATAQILMVTILMLVTDRFVKLSRVV, from the coding sequence ATGCGCGCCGCCCCCCTCTCCCCCGCCGGGCTCGCCCCTGCCGGGCTCTCCCCTGCCGATGCTGGCCTCTCGGCCCGGCTCGGCCGCCTCGCCGTCCTGGCGGCCGTCGTCCTGGCCTACGCGGTCGTGTTCGCGCCGATCGTGACGGTGGTCGTCACCTCGTTCTTCGACCAGGAGATCGTCACCTTCCCGCCCGACGGCCTCACCTGGCGCTGGTACCTCAACGCCTGGGCGCAGCGCGACTTCGCCCGCGGCTTCCTCACCTCGCTCCAGATCGCCCTCATGGCCACCGCGATCGGCGTGCCGCTCGGCACCGCCGCGGCGCTGGCGCTGGTGCGGGCGAACATCCCGGGGCGCGGGCTCATCAACACCTTCCTGCTGGCGCCGCTGGCGGTGCCGGCGATCGTCGCGGGCTCGGCCCTCTACATGTTCTATCTCCGGGCCGAGGACTGGCTCGACACGGACATCAAGGCGACGCTCGGCGGCCTCGTCGCCGCCAACGTGCTGATCACCATCCCCTGGACGGTGCGCCTCGTCACCGCGAGCCTGTCCGGGCTCGACCGCTCGGCGGAAGAGGCGGCGGCCAATCTCGGCGCGACGCCGCTCACGGTCTTCCGCCGCATCACCCTGCCGATGCTGCGGCCCGGCATCGTGGCCGCCGCCCTGTTCTCCTTCGTGGCGAGCTTCGAGAACCTCGAACTCAACCTCCTCCTCGTCGGCCCGGGGCGCACCACGCTGCCGGTCGCCATGCTGAGCTACCTGGAATTCCGAATGGACCCGACCCTGGCCGCCGTCGCGACGGCGCAGATCCTGATGGTGACGATCCTGATGCTGGTCACCGACCGCTTCGTGAAGCTGTCGCGGGTCGTCTGA
- a CDS encoding extracellular solute-binding protein gives MITRRSLIASSAALGLAGTLPARAEAGPIVVGTWGGDYGALLQQNIDVPLMKPQGIEVSQDIANQDPRRTKLIAERTSRRASMDVACINDIDSYMLSQLGVLETVPAAEVPRLSQVIDVFKKPHSIPHIYSALVVLYNPSKVTTPPTRYADIFDPKYKGRVGFSDILWNFNMAGANIGAGGTPTDFTKGQAALRDLKKLSPKVYPSNETLAAALKSEEVWISLMWLARGFMWKQAGIPVAMAVPEEGALPILFEAGVPKNSRAKDGAFKYLNAMLDPGAQVAFAQKMGYVPTVKDAKLPDDLAKQISLTEAQQAKLRPLDYATMQAQQGAFTDFWNKEFKG, from the coding sequence ATGATCACCCGTCGCTCCCTGATCGCCAGCAGCGCCGCCCTCGGCCTCGCCGGCACGCTTCCCGCCCGGGCCGAGGCCGGCCCGATCGTCGTCGGCACCTGGGGCGGCGATTACGGCGCGCTCCTGCAGCAGAACATCGACGTCCCGCTGATGAAGCCGCAGGGCATCGAGGTGTCGCAGGACATCGCCAACCAGGATCCGCGCCGCACCAAGCTGATCGCCGAGCGCACCAGCCGGCGCGCCAGCATGGATGTCGCCTGCATCAACGACATCGACAGCTACATGCTGAGCCAGCTCGGCGTGCTGGAGACCGTGCCGGCCGCCGAGGTGCCGCGGCTGTCGCAGGTGATCGACGTCTTCAAGAAGCCCCACTCGATCCCGCACATCTACTCGGCGCTCGTCGTGCTCTACAACCCGAGCAAGGTGACGACCCCGCCGACCCGCTACGCCGACATCTTCGACCCGAAGTACAAGGGCCGGGTCGGCTTCTCGGACATCCTCTGGAACTTCAACATGGCGGGCGCCAATATCGGCGCCGGTGGGACGCCGACCGACTTCACCAAGGGCCAGGCGGCCCTGCGGGACCTGAAGAAGCTCTCCCCGAAGGTCTATCCCTCGAACGAGACGCTGGCCGCGGCGCTCAAGTCGGAGGAGGTGTGGATCTCGCTGATGTGGCTCGCCCGCGGCTTCATGTGGAAGCAGGCCGGCATCCCGGTCGCGATGGCGGTGCCGGAGGAGGGCGCGCTGCCGATCCTGTTCGAGGCCGGCGTGCCGAAGAACTCGCGCGCCAAGGACGGCGCCTTCAAGTACCTGAACGCCATGCTCGACCCGGGGGCGCAGGTCGCCTTCGCGCAGAAGATGGGCTACGTGCCGACCGTCAAGGACGCGAAGCTCCCGGACGATCTGGCCAAGCAGATCAGCCTGACGGAGGCCCAGCAGGCCAAGCTCCGCCCGCTCGACTACGCCACGATGCAGGCGCAGCAGGGGGCGTTCACCGACTTCTGGAACAAGGAATTCAAGGGGTAG
- a CDS encoding ABC transporter ATP-binding protein, whose product MGTLQLDGVTKRYGEATAVAGVDLDIRQGELVALLGPSGCGKTTTLRMVAGFIEPTAGRVVIGGRDVTRLPPHARDTGMVFQSYALFPHMSVADNVGFGLEMRKVGRAERDRRIAEALRLVRLDALADRLPRQLSGGQQQRVALARALVVSPAVFLLDEPLSNLDAKLRSEVGLEIRELQTRLGLTTLMVTHDQDEALAMADRLVVMEHGRVLQVGSAEDLYERPANTFVAGFVGRCNLLDGAREGADVFRLASGAAVPCASDATAAGGLLAIRPERIEVAPDPAGTGRLRAVTYLGARTEYHLDLAGEAIVAVTPTPLPDDPRRRLAAGDPVRITWTPDAARVIPRTESPAR is encoded by the coding sequence ATGGGCACCCTCCAGCTCGACGGCGTCACCAAGCGCTACGGCGAGGCGACCGCGGTCGCCGGCGTCGACCTCGACATCCGCCAGGGCGAGCTCGTGGCGCTCCTCGGCCCCTCCGGCTGCGGCAAGACCACGACGCTGCGGATGGTCGCGGGCTTCATCGAGCCGACCGCCGGCCGCGTCGTCATCGGCGGGCGCGACGTGACGCGGCTTCCGCCGCACGCCCGCGACACCGGCATGGTGTTCCAGTCCTACGCGCTGTTTCCCCACATGAGCGTCGCCGACAATGTCGGCTTCGGGCTCGAGATGCGGAAGGTGGGACGGGCCGAACGCGACCGGCGCATCGCCGAAGCGCTGCGGCTGGTGCGCCTCGACGCGCTCGCCGACCGGCTGCCGCGCCAGCTCTCCGGCGGGCAGCAGCAGCGCGTGGCGCTCGCCCGCGCGCTCGTGGTGAGCCCGGCGGTGTTCCTCCTCGACGAGCCGCTGTCGAACCTCGACGCCAAGCTGCGCTCCGAGGTCGGCCTCGAGATCCGCGAGTTGCAGACGCGCCTCGGCCTCACCACCCTGATGGTCACCCACGATCAGGACGAGGCGCTCGCCATGGCCGACCGGCTGGTGGTGATGGAGCACGGCCGCGTGCTCCAGGTCGGCAGCGCGGAAGACCTCTACGAGCGCCCTGCCAATACGTTCGTCGCCGGATTCGTCGGCCGCTGCAACCTGCTCGACGGCGCGCGCGAGGGCGCCGACGTGTTCCGCCTCGCGAGCGGCGCCGCCGTGCCCTGCGCCTCGGACGCCACGGCGGCCGGCGGCCTGCTGGCGATCCGCCCCGAGCGGATCGAGGTCGCGCCGGACCCCGCCGGCACCGGCCGCCTGCGGGCCGTGACCTATCTCGGCGCCCGCACCGAGTACCACCTCGATCTCGCCGGCGAGGCGATCGTCGCGGTAACCCCGACGCCGCTTCCCGACGATCCCCGCCGCCGCCTCGCGGCCGGCGACCCCGTCCGCATCACCTGGACCCCCGACGCCGCCCGCGTCATCCCCCGTACGGAGAGCCCCGCCCGATGA
- a CDS encoding MFS transporter, with the protein MTAPAVTSPDKEPFWSALFTDRRIAPALGLGFTSGIPFLLVYGTQAAWLSDAGLSIALIGLLSEMTLAYKFKFLWAPFLDRYDPPLLGARLGRRRGWIVVAQAAVMAMLAGIAFGDPAHWLAWTIAFSVALGFAGATLDLVVDGWRITSVRPPEKQAVLSSWTEIGWRIGNLAAGAGALFLADRIGWRGAYLVMGALMLVGMIAAVLAPEPPSDKVPHPARAGLVDTVWAPIRDLLSRLGPMAPAILLLVAGFRMPGYVATAMAVPLFKHQGFSNTDIATVTKLFGFWIGLGGTFLAGALIPRIGMLPSLLVGTVAASASHLSLAYLAAHGGDGGQAFWTFAVTVGIDNFAYAFASVVLITYMSTLASTEHAASQFGLLTSLCAFPGSVLAGFSGFLVERTGFPLFFVLTSLIGVPVALLAFTVWAKVGISDEAPAKP; encoded by the coding sequence ATGACCGCGCCGGCCGTGACATCCCCCGACAAGGAACCGTTCTGGTCGGCGCTGTTCACCGACCGCCGGATCGCGCCGGCGCTGGGGCTCGGCTTCACCTCCGGCATCCCGTTCCTGCTCGTCTACGGGACGCAGGCCGCGTGGCTGTCCGACGCCGGCCTCTCGATCGCCCTGATCGGTCTCCTGAGCGAGATGACGCTGGCCTACAAGTTCAAGTTCCTGTGGGCCCCCTTCCTCGACCGCTACGACCCGCCGCTCCTCGGGGCGCGCCTCGGCCGGCGCCGCGGCTGGATCGTGGTGGCGCAAGCGGCCGTCATGGCGATGCTCGCCGGCATCGCCTTCGGGGATCCGGCGCACTGGCTCGCCTGGACGATCGCCTTCTCGGTGGCGCTCGGATTCGCCGGGGCGACCCTCGACCTCGTCGTCGACGGCTGGCGCATCACCAGCGTGCGGCCGCCCGAGAAGCAGGCCGTGCTGTCGTCCTGGACCGAGATCGGCTGGCGCATCGGCAACCTCGCGGCAGGGGCCGGCGCGCTGTTCCTCGCCGACCGGATCGGCTGGCGCGGCGCCTACCTCGTCATGGGCGCGCTGATGCTGGTCGGCATGATCGCGGCCGTGCTCGCCCCGGAGCCGCCCTCGGACAAGGTGCCTCATCCCGCCCGCGCCGGCCTCGTCGACACGGTCTGGGCGCCGATCCGCGATCTTCTCTCCCGCCTCGGCCCGATGGCGCCGGCGATCCTGCTGCTGGTCGCGGGCTTTCGCATGCCGGGCTACGTCGCGACCGCGATGGCGGTGCCGCTGTTCAAGCACCAGGGTTTTTCGAACACCGACATCGCCACCGTCACCAAGCTGTTCGGCTTCTGGATCGGGCTCGGCGGCACCTTCCTCGCCGGCGCCCTCATCCCGCGGATCGGCATGCTGCCGAGCCTCCTCGTCGGCACCGTCGCGGCCTCGGCCTCGCACCTGAGCCTCGCCTACCTGGCGGCGCATGGCGGCGACGGCGGCCAGGCCTTCTGGACCTTCGCGGTCACCGTCGGCATCGACAACTTCGCCTACGCCTTCGCGTCGGTGGTGCTCATCACCTACATGTCGACGCTGGCCTCGACCGAGCACGCGGCGAGCCAGTTCGGGCTCCTGACCTCGCTCTGCGCCTTCCCGGGCAGTGTGCTCGCCGGGTTCTCCGGCTTCCTCGTCGAGCGGACGGGATTTCCGCTGTTCTTCGTCCTGACCTCGCTCATCGGCGTGCCGGTGGCGCTGCTGGCCTTCACCGTCTGGGCCAAGGTCGGCATCTCCGACGAGGCGCCGGCGAAACCCTGA
- a CDS encoding ABC transporter permease, protein MFALILPAVLVVAALLVGPMVLLARISLNQYSATQLMIEATAAQNYLNAVADPYYRGVMGTTLVMAFTCTALTLALGFPAAYRLARMESRWKSLVTVLTLIPLLVGNVVRAAGWLGLLGNDGLINAALRGLHITASPLQLIYTPGAVAIGTIAVVLPYMILTLSSVIESIPRAVEEAAANLGASGFTVFRRVVWPLALPGTVAGCVLVFILCMNTYATAVLLGGSQFKMMAPAVYDQFSRGMNWPFGAALAFILLAATLVLTALGTALLGRRYARQIN, encoded by the coding sequence GTGTTCGCCCTCATCCTGCCGGCCGTTCTCGTCGTCGCCGCGCTCCTGGTCGGCCCGATGGTGCTGCTCGCGCGCATCTCGCTCAATCAGTACAGCGCGACGCAGCTGATGATCGAGGCGACGGCGGCACAGAACTACCTCAATGCCGTGGCCGACCCGTATTACCGCGGCGTGATGGGCACGACGCTGGTGATGGCCTTCACCTGCACGGCGCTGACCCTGGCGCTCGGTTTCCCGGCGGCCTACCGGCTCGCCCGGATGGAGAGCCGGTGGAAGAGCCTCGTCACCGTCCTGACCCTGATCCCGCTCCTCGTCGGCAACGTCGTGCGGGCGGCGGGCTGGCTCGGGCTCCTCGGCAATGACGGGCTCATCAACGCCGCCCTGCGCGGCCTGCACATCACCGCGAGCCCGCTGCAGCTGATCTACACGCCCGGCGCGGTCGCCATCGGGACGATCGCGGTGGTGCTGCCCTACATGATCCTGACCCTGTCCTCGGTGATCGAGAGCATCCCGCGGGCGGTGGAGGAGGCGGCGGCGAATCTCGGCGCGAGCGGCTTCACGGTGTTCCGCCGGGTGGTGTGGCCGCTGGCGCTCCCCGGCACGGTGGCGGGCTGCGTCCTCGTCTTCATCCTGTGCATGAACACCTACGCGACCGCGGTGCTGCTCGGCGGCTCGCAGTTCAAGATGATGGCGCCCGCCGTCTACGACCAGTTCTCGCGGGGCATGAACTGGCCCTTCGGCGCGGCGCTGGCCTTCATCCTGCTCGCCGCGACCCTGGTGCTGACGGCGCTCGGCACCGCGCTCCTCGGACGCCGCTACGCCCGCCAGATCAACTAG
- a CDS encoding amidohydrolase family protein — protein MSADLVLFRKARILDGTHDTALDGHDVLVEGGTIREVSDRPLTASSARVIDLNGRTLMPGLIDCHVHVIATIPDLGANAELPDSLVALRTAKIMRGMLMRGFTTVRDLGGADHGLVMAVREGLIDGPRLVICGKALSQTGGHTDYRGRYHARDVSHYGTKLGALGRVCDGLDAVRRVAREEIKAGADFIKIMANGGVSSPTDPIAFFGYSVDELRAIVEEANNAQTYVAAHLYTDAAIRRAVENGVISVEHGNLVTPETARLIREKGAYVVPTNVTFDALAREGASLGLPPASVAKIEDVREAGLSALETLRDAGVMMAYGTDLLGEMHRHQSEEFVIRGRCLPAMEVIRSATVNAAKVVRLEGKAGVVAPGAFADLIVVDGDPLTDLSLLTGQGRHMRAIMIDGRFVKDELAA, from the coding sequence ATGAGTGCCGACCTCGTCCTGTTCCGCAAAGCCCGCATCCTCGACGGCACCCACGACACCGCGCTCGACGGCCACGACGTGCTGGTCGAGGGCGGCACCATCCGGGAGGTCTCGGACCGGCCGCTCACCGCGTCGTCGGCCCGGGTGATCGATCTGAACGGCCGCACGCTGATGCCGGGCCTGATCGACTGCCACGTCCACGTCATCGCGACGATCCCCGATCTCGGCGCCAATGCCGAGCTGCCGGATTCCCTGGTGGCGTTGCGCACCGCGAAGATCATGCGCGGGATGCTGATGCGCGGCTTCACCACCGTGCGCGACCTCGGCGGCGCCGATCACGGGCTGGTCATGGCGGTGCGTGAAGGCCTGATCGACGGCCCGCGCCTCGTCATCTGCGGCAAGGCCCTGTCGCAGACCGGCGGCCACACCGATTACCGCGGCCGCTACCACGCGAGGGACGTGAGCCACTACGGCACCAAGCTCGGGGCGCTCGGCCGGGTCTGCGACGGGCTCGACGCGGTGCGCCGCGTGGCGCGCGAGGAGATCAAGGCCGGGGCCGACTTCATCAAGATCATGGCCAATGGCGGCGTATCCTCGCCGACCGATCCGATCGCGTTCTTCGGCTACTCGGTCGACGAGCTCCGGGCGATCGTCGAGGAGGCGAACAACGCCCAGACGTATGTCGCCGCCCATCTCTACACCGACGCGGCGATCCGCCGGGCGGTGGAGAACGGGGTGATCTCGGTCGAGCACGGCAACCTCGTGACGCCCGAGACCGCGCGGCTGATCCGCGAGAAGGGTGCCTACGTGGTGCCGACCAACGTCACCTTCGACGCGCTCGCGCGTGAGGGCGCGTCCCTGGGGCTGCCGCCGGCGTCGGTCGCCAAGATCGAGGACGTGCGCGAGGCGGGGCTTTCCGCCCTCGAGACCCTGCGGGATGCGGGCGTGATGATGGCCTACGGCACCGACCTCCTCGGCGAGATGCACCGCCATCAGTCGGAGGAGTTCGTGATCCGCGGCCGCTGCCTGCCGGCGATGGAGGTGATCCGCTCGGCCACGGTCAACGCCGCCAAGGTCGTGCGCCTGGAGGGCAAGGCCGGCGTGGTGGCCCCGGGCGCCTTCGCCGACCTGATCGTGGTCGATGGTGACCCGCTGACCGACCTCTCGCTCCTTACCGGCCAGGGCCGGCACATGCGGGCGATCATGATCGACGGGCGGTTCGTGAAGGACGAACTGGCGGCGTGA
- a CDS encoding GTP-binding protein — protein MSDVIDFVVLTGFLGSGKTTLLRDYLALPEAADTAIIVNEAGEIGLDGLILRESGGDVPMTMLANGCVCCQMTSDLARTVEALLAAERPEASGPLRRIVLETSGLSKPGPVLRQLASLAGFPMRVSVLATYDALRGPETAAFEEAAAQWAAAHRIVLTKLDAAPDGRLPQARAEVAGLNPLAEIVADPDRAAAVAAAFAPLPGAGLDPALLQAEPAGAHPRVAVWLARPLAPLPYDDLAAWLDNLAGHLGERLLRLKGLVRVVEADRPVLVESVGTLFSRPRPFGRPGEAAAPFVVVIARDLAAGELEGVAPARLFRFAPRVPGSPFVKAGAGVPRAEGVRG, from the coding sequence GTGAGCGACGTCATCGATTTCGTCGTCCTCACCGGCTTCCTCGGCTCGGGGAAAACGACGCTCCTGCGCGATTACCTCGCCCTCCCCGAGGCGGCCGACACCGCGATCATCGTCAACGAGGCCGGCGAGATCGGCCTCGACGGGCTGATCCTGCGCGAGAGCGGGGGTGACGTGCCGATGACGATGCTGGCGAATGGCTGCGTCTGCTGCCAGATGACGAGCGACCTCGCCCGCACCGTCGAGGCGCTGCTCGCCGCCGAGCGGCCGGAGGCCTCGGGTCCGCTGCGACGCATCGTGCTGGAGACGAGCGGCCTGTCGAAGCCCGGCCCGGTCCTGCGCCAGCTCGCGAGCCTCGCCGGGTTCCCGATGCGGGTCTCGGTCCTCGCCACCTACGATGCGCTCCGCGGCCCCGAGACGGCCGCCTTCGAGGAGGCCGCGGCGCAATGGGCCGCCGCCCACCGCATCGTGCTCACCAAGCTCGACGCCGCGCCCGACGGTCGCCTCCCGCAGGCGAGGGCCGAGGTCGCGGGCCTGAACCCGCTCGCCGAGATCGTGGCCGATCCCGACCGTGCCGCCGCGGTGGCGGCCGCCTTCGCGCCGCTGCCCGGCGCCGGCCTCGATCCGGCCTTGCTCCAGGCGGAGCCCGCCGGCGCCCATCCCCGCGTCGCGGTCTGGCTCGCCCGGCCGCTCGCCCCCCTCCCCTACGACGATCTGGCGGCCTGGCTCGACAACCTCGCCGGCCATCTCGGCGAGCGGCTGCTGCGGCTCAAGGGATTGGTGCGGGTGGTCGAGGCGGACCGGCCCGTGCTGGTCGAGAGCGTCGGCACACTGTTCTCGCGCCCGCGCCCCTTCGGCCGGCCGGGCGAGGCGGCCGCGCCGTTCGTGGTGGTGATCGCCCGCGATCTGGCGGCGGGGGAACTGGAGGGCGTGGCGCCCGCCAGGCTGTTCCGCTTCGCGCCGCGGGTGCCGGGCAGCCCGTTCGTAAAGGCGGGGGCCGGGGTGCCGCGGGCGGAGGGGGTGCGGGGTTGA
- a CDS encoding oxidoreductase: MTQTSTPVWLITGCSTGFGRELAKLVLARGWRAVVTARDAARVADLAAGAEDRVLALPLDVTRADQVAAAVKGAEARFGRVDVLVNNAGYGYQASVEEGEDEKIRAQFDANVFGLFALTRAVLPVMRAQRSGHVINITSVAGLIGFPGSGYYAATKHAVEGWSDALAAEVGPLGIRVTCVEPGPFRTDWAGRSLVQTPSRIADYAETAGARMKATAGNSGTQAGDPVRAAEAMIRLTESASPPRHLVLGAFGFEAVTERMRARLAEIEASEAVSRGADYPAGA, encoded by the coding sequence ATGACGCAGACATCGACGCCCGTCTGGCTCATCACCGGCTGCTCCACCGGCTTCGGCCGCGAACTCGCGAAGCTCGTCCTCGCCCGCGGCTGGCGCGCCGTGGTGACGGCGCGCGACGCCGCCCGGGTCGCCGACCTCGCCGCCGGGGCGGAGGACCGGGTGCTGGCCCTGCCCCTCGACGTGACGAGGGCCGATCAGGTCGCGGCGGCCGTGAAGGGCGCCGAGGCGCGGTTCGGCCGCGTCGACGTTCTCGTCAACAATGCCGGCTACGGCTACCAGGCCTCGGTCGAGGAGGGCGAGGACGAGAAGATCCGCGCCCAGTTCGACGCCAACGTCTTCGGGCTCTTCGCCCTCACCCGCGCGGTGCTGCCGGTGATGCGGGCGCAACGGAGCGGGCACGTCATCAACATCACGTCGGTCGCCGGGCTGATCGGGTTTCCGGGCTCGGGCTACTACGCGGCGACGAAGCACGCGGTCGAGGGCTGGTCGGACGCGCTGGCGGCGGAAGTCGGACCGCTGGGGATCCGGGTCACCTGCGTCGAGCCCGGTCCGTTCCGTACCGACTGGGCCGGCCGCTCGCTGGTGCAGACCCCGAGCCGGATCGCCGACTACGCCGAGACCGCCGGCGCCCGCATGAAGGCCACCGCCGGAAACAGCGGCACCCAGGCCGGCGACCCGGTCCGCGCCGCCGAGGCGATGATCCGGCTGACCGAGAGCGCGTCGCCGCCGCGCCACCTCGTGCTCGGCGCCTTCGGCTTCGAGGCGGTGACCGAGCGGATGCGGGCGCGGCTCGCGGAGATCGAGGCGTCGGAGGCGGTGAGCCGCGGGGCGGATTATCCGGCGGGGGCGTGA